The region TATCGGCACAtctctaaacattttctgaaaaacctgGATCCCACATAGGAATGTAACTGATAACAGTTCAGCTTGTTATCAGTTAAATGCCCTTATGTGGGATTTCTAACAAGTACAAACTGCTTCAGCTCACTTCAGAGTGTCTCAGTCTTGTTTCTCTAAACCAGCATCTTTCTCAGGCGGTCCTGGTGGGATTCCCACCATGTTTTGAGTCATTGTCATGTTGCAGGTCCAGCTCTGCTTCACCTCTAATAGTTTTTACAGATAATCTCAGATTTCATGATGGGTTTTATAATGGTGAATTGGCCAGATCCAGATAGAACAAAGAATCCCCAATCATGATACTTCCATCGCCGTACCTCAAAGTTACCATCACTCTAAACTGGTCTTTGTTGACATTGTTTTTCCTCGCACAACTCCCATGAAAGTTAAGCTTGCACTTACTGAATATATTGACGTTTTCTGCCACATGAAGACTCAAACACTGCTTTCTAACCAAATGTAATTGTTCCAaatagggctgaaatgattaaccggattaatcatgatgaattaattattgaaataatctttaactgatttagtaattaattaatgaacTGGAGtatacatattcaaaaaaggtaattttctccatactcagagcagtaattaagccaacattgtgaaaaatataaacattttgcatttaagacaaaaacaactttgtctTTAATTATGTTCTACCCAAAATTCCTCACGTcatattttttgcttaattttgttcaaatttctttaaagaaaaaaagtcacatatTAATCAACTTTtactatccaattattaatgaattaatCCATAAAATGATCAACAAATTAGCCATCACTGCTTTGATGTTAAGTCAAGAAGAAATTGCTGATATTTTTTAGCTGGAGATGCATCctttgcaacaaaatgttcacaaatgcaatgctgtttttgtatattatttacaaataaaatgtttagtttctttttttaaatgaattgaatatttttttatttagcatcgtttcatgttttctctaaatgtaccaatttttaaactgatttattgacagaataattgattaatctttaGCTGTATCTTAGTTCCAACTCTAAAGCACGGAGGTGGCTGCATCATTCTTTAAAGCTGGGTTTGAAATAGAAAAGCCAGGACCCAAACACTGATGAAAACCCGCCAACAAATTCAGCCAAAGAAATTGGTAAAATTTCCAGGCAAAATTTTACCAAAAGGAGGGgagtgctgcggtggcgtaggggatagcgcaatccacatttggaggccttcctTGAGTCTTCAacgcagccgtcgcgggttcgattcccagacccggccgacacttgccgcatgtctttccccctttcctgtcagcctactgtcatacaaggcagtggtccccaacctttttagtacagcggaccggtcaacccttcgtaaACTTTCTGCAGACAGGGGGAGGGGTTGCGCGTTATGAGGATGGAGACCGATGCCGTTGTttattactcattctgctgcatgttggcgctcAAGACGTAACcaacagcatccggtttaggattttcaaaataaaagctcctccagactcaatacatagaacagaaatatttaattatttcttgcacagcccggtaccaattggtccacggactgGTACCGGTctgcggcccggtggttggggaccactgatataagggacactagaggccacaaaaagaccccctggagggaagaaaataataataataatttttaccAAAAGGCTTAGAATAGAACATTTATCAACATGATTGAAAGATTTTAACAGATTATTGTTGGCACGAATCCTTTATTTTCTGCCAACTGAGACGTTTAAAGCTGTACTTCTAGAACCTGCTTCTTATCTTGCCGCGGGCGACTGAGCAACACTCAACAGGCCGTCTCTGCCAGCTCAGAACAAGCAGCAACATGAGTCTGTGCCTCTGATGTTTCCCTCTGGCTCGCCTGCAGAATAAAGCCGCCTGATGCTAACCGGAAAGTTCACAACAGGAGGAATTTAATTCAGTTGAAGTATAGCTTGGTTGTTAGAggcaaaaaaactaattttcttgcatttcttctcaggatctttgtttttctcttaccTAAAAGCCCaaatttttcccttttccttccAGCTTCTTTACCCTTCGTGTTCCCTCTCTCCATTCGGTTTCTCCAACATTGTGGATCAGGCACAGAGTGCCACTTGTTTACAGCCCGAGGCTACTTACATAAACTCAACAGGCTCGGATGCCTGGGAAACACCACGGATTCGCTCGCTGCTTCTGTCTCCACTTTAACAAACACCAAAATCTGCATTCCAGACTGAATTGAGAAGCAGAGCACATCTTAGACGTTTCCAAGGCTGATTTTAAACCCGTGTACAATGGAGCCATCCTGGCTGCATCAGTTATACAGAAGAAGATGTTGCAGATGTTAGATAAACAAAGGTCAGGAATTAAGTCTGGACACTTTAACTAGAGGTGTTATGTTAGATAATAAACCAGAGAATGACATCTGACAGCAAACATCCCAACAAAGTTATTTACATCGTCTCCACATAATCTGCGTTTATCACATTGTCTCCAAAAAATGAGATCTGTAGTCTGTTGTTTTCCAGATAAAAGTTTCTTTAGGGATCGAACTCGCTTTGTTGAGACAAATGGAAAATAGTTTCCCCTCTTATCTAAAGATAGCAGTTTAATTATCTTTAAAGCTAAATCTTGATTTAtcatgaaaaggttttattatCTTGAAACACTAAGCTTTAAAGATGGTTTTGTCAGGATAAAAGTGATATTGGACTTTTATTTCTACTCCCACGACGAGCTCATAAGCTTTTTaagccaaaaacaaccaattaatTATTTCAAGAAAGTGAAGTCTtcagacgttttttttttttatagatgcTCTTGAGCTTGTTTAGTATAAATAATAGTCTGGattagggctgcacaatattgcttgaaagtaaaatatttgatttttctcaTACTACATccaattttcaattttaatagtttttattcttgttttcatttattaaaaagaaattacaaatgacagaaattattttcaaaaactgtctTTTATTTCAACCATCCCTTTTGAGCTGTATGATGGAGAATTAGGACCATGATatgagaatttttgtttaattacaagaatatagtaatcataatattagcagaatatagtTTTACCAGATTTaaaattaggagaaaaaaaaattgttttgatttcttttattgttcttgcaggagttttcataaaattaagaCTTCATTTGCctaatattatgattttttttctggtaatattatgactttattctcatatgatttaaactttattgtaaTTTCACTTTAATCTCTTAttactacaactttattctcataactttatgattttatttttgttaaaaagagaaGATCTTAGCCTGACCATTCATgcccaaataaatagaagctgtaagACAAACCTGTGAAACAAGACGGCGGCCTTGGGCGTACTGATATTACTGTAaacattgatggaaaaaaatatccagattttccaaaacttCAATCTTTAAAAACCGGAAgttcaattaattgattaaaacaGATATTGCTAAATAAtgttgtggggttttttttaaacgggAAGTTTTTGTTCTGGGGTGaagatttgcagaaaaaaaacaaaacgcttAGTATgccataaaaaattatttaatgtgaaatttaaCCTTCCTTAGCTCTTTTTTCAGCATGAGAACAAACCAGCCAACCATACTGTTCAGTACAGGAAAAAACTGAGTGTTGAGGTTAAAACGAGGTTAAACGTGGTGCAAGGGCAGCCAGAACGAGGTGGCGGAGGAGGCTGGTGGTTGCTGGAGGTACATTTTCCCTGATTTAGAGAGCTGTGTGGCGATTTCTGCGATTCGCAAACATTTCCTGCTCCGGCCACTGAAAATAACCCACAGGAAAACAGGCCCACTCAGAGCACATCAACGCTCTATTCAAACTCAAAGCCACTGACTCAGACTCAGACGCCGACATATTTGTCTTCTAGTAAATACAAACCGCTTTGATCACAGCCAGTGAACCTGTCGCCTTCTCCCACTGAAAGAGCTGGAATTGTTCAGATTATGGGTCCAAACAATTGATCGACTAACGGTCAATTGttagtttattaaataaaaatgagttccAATTGATTTACTCATAACGTCCGTtattagtgttgtagtttggctgccgtccagcagagggcgccgcttgTAATCCTTAAACAAAGGTGTACACAGAGCCGTTGACGGAGAATCAAAAATGGCGGCGATACCAGAAAGGGAAACGGTTCAGAGTACGTAGTGGAATGCAATATGCACtttatgtggttctgtttttaaaaaaataacactcaACAAGCTCcttaagttgttttgaaatactcGACAAGCTCCTTAATTTATCACATTAACAGCGTTCATTCAGCTGAGCTGCATGACGTAGCAGCGTCAACTTCTAATTCAAAAATTACTGATATGCTACAAAGGCGAGGCGGAGGAGATAAGGCTGAAAAATTGTAACATGATGTTAAACAAACATGATGCCCGTCAGTTGACGTCTGTTTTGAGTTAATTCAATTAAAGGAGCTAAGTTTAAAATTCCTCCACGAGAAACTACAGACAGTACTTCTGTATGAACATCTCATTGGTCATCAAGTaagtgtttcacatattttattatgttcatcttttatttttctattcagcaacTTAAGATGTTCCTGTTTTGTTGCGTTTTATTAATATACGtatctaaatttatttatgtgagaaaaccacaatttcctgtttattttgtcagtatttaatacagctgacacaaaatgtctttttttaaattgagcaTATCTTCAACAATTTATCCCTTTATAGTagacaaaaagttaaataaacaacatatacttaattgtaaagtgaaatttttcttcttttaatgttctgaaattaactaaataaaatcttttcctCTCTTATCTCTCCgataattctgaaaaataacaaataggCATTACAGCAACATAAAAGTGCGTGCTGTAGTTTGAACCCACCTCTCGTATTCATGCTCGCTGCATCGGTGGAAAGGGTCCTGCACCTCGTAGATGTTAGCGTCGCCTCCATCGGGGTCATGTGGCCACCCTGGCCTTGCTTCGTGGAACGGCAGGTTCATATACTCCGGGATCTCCTCGTACAGCGGTACGTTCTCATACTCCACATCCTCCCTGTGGATATCAGGGTCCTCGATGCAGCTGCTGGGCCGCCCCAGGCTTTTGTCCGTGCTGGTGCAGTCCAGGGACTGCCCCCCTTTGGCCAGCAGTTTTGGCAGCATCTTCACATTCAGCCGCAGCTCCAGCAGCTTGCGGAAAGAGAGGCTCCTCTTTTGGGTCGAGCCGGCCCGGGTTGCCAGGTCGGCTGCAGAGAAGGACTGCGCCCTCTGCTTGCCCCCCAGCGCCGGTGCTCGGCTTTTGGGCGGCACGCTGCTCCTGGTGGGAATCTGACGGCTGAAGAAGGTGACGTAGGGTCGCGAGAAGCGCCAGGCCGTTTTCTCCTGAGGAGGCGGCGGCAGATCCCTCATGGGGGTGCTGGCATGCGGGGGCGCAGGAGGGCAGATGGAGGGCGGCGGTGGGGCTGGCAGGCTGTGTCTCTGAGGTTTCCTCGGTGGTGCCCGAGGCGACTCCTGATCCTCAGCGGAGAGGGCTTTCCGGTGACAGCCCAGTTTGAGCTGTTTGGGGAGGGTGTGGGAGATCGGGTACCGCTCGAAGTCACCGTACCCGTCCTCCTCCTCATTCTCCTGTTGAGCCTCCTTACCATGACCCTCAGAGTCGGGGCGGGACAGCAGGTCTAAGGAGTGGGAGGTGTTTTTGTTGAGCAAACAGCGGGCAGCTCTGTGTAGACTTGGAGAGAGGGAGGTTTGTCTTGGAGGCGGAACGGGAACGTCCGTCTCTAAATCTACCAAACACGAGTCTCTCTGGGTCTCAGAGTCGTCTGCTTGCTGCAGCTCGGTCTCATTCTTCTGCTCCTCCACCGGCACCGTCTGATCCTGACCCTCCACGCCGTCCTGCCTCACCAGAGCCGGCTTTTTGAACTTCCGTGGGTGAGGCACTGGGAGAGGCTTACTGGGGGCGGCGGGGACTGGTAGATAGGGCTGGGAGCTGATGGGAAACGTCTGTTCTGCTTGAGAAGACTCCGGTGGATGGATGCTTGTCAGGATGTTGCCTGCAACATCACAGGCTGTTGTCTGCTCTGCCGTTTGGGCCTCAGTTGGCATGCCTGAATCCTCCTCAGTTCTCTCTCTGTTCACTAAACCCATATCAAgatgtctctgtctctgtctctgagGTTTATCCTTTAGCTTTTTGCTAATTCTTTCACTCTTATAGTCGGCTGGACCTTTCTCATgtgtctcctcttcctcttctgtgcTTTTGCCGGTGGTGACCCCGTTCTGCAGCGGCTCTTTGTCAAAATCTGCTGCAGATCCATTTGTGTCTCCGTTTTCCCGAGGGTGACACTCCCCAGCGGAGAAGGAGCAGGTGGAGATGATATAATCCGACTCACGACTCTCTGTCTCAGATAAAATCCCATTCTTAGAGTTGAGGTGGAAGAGGTTTTCACCCAGAGCCGAACTGATGGGTTCGGTTGGTTTGAGCGACGGGGGGGAAACAGGTGGCGATGAGGAGCCCGAGGATCTGGGTAGGCATGGTTTAGGAGCAACAGCTGGCTTTGGCCTCTTAGGAGCAGAAGGGGAGGGCTGGGAGAGAGGACATGGCTTTGGGGCAATGGGAGGTTTGATTGAAACGAGGAGTTTTGGTTTGGGAGCTAATGGAGGCTTCTTTACACctgcatataaaataaaagacaaaactttacTTTGTCTCCGTGTACAGCTCATCAGAACATCCCCCCTTCCTGCTGAAATGTAAGAAAAGACAGCTGCAAGCAGGAGTTTAGGCTGAGGTCAAAGGGCAAATCTTGGGGTCAGAGGGTAAAAACCAAGtgccaattaaattttttgaaataaattatgcaaatagatatttgaatctttttcttgagttttttgCGAATAACAGCATAGTTTCTAttgtagggctgaaacaattaaccgtgattaatcgattatggatctcaactaatttagtacttgattaatcgttaactggacacattttaaaaagccatttgctgaaataaacaacaaactcagaggagaaattaagcaaaaactgtttaaaatatatttaaaattttaaaaagcctttgTTTCTCATTATGttgtagttttagcttcatctggttcaaattatttaaataaatctcttttaagAACCTTTTGCTattcaattattaattggttaatccaaaaaaaaataaacagatcatcCCCAAAGtgtattgataattattgaggAAGACAGAGCTAAACCTTTTATATGTTGCTGTTAGTATTTCTTTAGCTGCAGATAAAttatttgctacaaatgatcaagtatTCACTAAAagaatgctgttattgcattttaggcaattttttttattatcaaagaaaataactgaggtgttttatttacatattttaatgttctttttaatattgcatGGGAAAGCCTTAAGTggtaaatgaaaaatctgcagaatgtgaaatttttttaaatcttattaattgattaattgtcagaagAATCCATTTCCAACATAATTTTTAGTTGCTTTAGTTAAAGCTCTTTTTTACTCTAAATAAAGCtgcatttaaacaaaagtaTTCTAAAACTTAAATTTACTTTCCTGGGATTTTAAGTTACAGACCAACAATAAGTGAATAACTATGaagttaaatggaaaaaaaacaacctgattttaaaagtttttttacaaataaaaatcttaaaatatgatgcatttgtattctgacaaacatggcaaaatgtgaaaaacttggAAGcggtttaaatatttctgcaaggcCTGAAACATCAGATAAAGACTAAGGCTTTATTTACTGCTGATTTATATTTGTGCACACCTAAAACATGGAACAGTTTTCCTGCCACTTGTGGATGTCAGTAGAACTTAACTAATTTTCCacattctgtaaattaaatctGGAAGTGGGGAGGCGACCTGCATCCCCAGCGGGAAATAACCTGGTTTAAATAAAGGACAAAACATCCCCCTGGTCAGTCAAATGAAAAGCTGTGAAATCAGCTAGTGGGGACATATTTTCCGCTTTCCTGACTGAAACTCCTTGCTAGTCGACACCATGAGGAGTGGAGTCATCGAACGGATGTTTCCGAAAAGGCCAACAACTAAAAAAACCCTCTGCAAAGCATGCAAGCTGCAAGCCTCACCAAACTCCATTCACAATAACTTATAAACAGTGTTCCcttaaatataaacacactCGCTCCgttatttgtgcatttctttacattttcttttattataagGCTCACATCATAATTCGGCTATAAAATCGAGTTTAAAAATATTCGTTTTACCCAGTTATTACCAAATCAAACAACTAAATCCATGGGTAGCGCTTTTGAGCCTTGACGGTAGtttgtattttagaaataaaccgAATGTGTCAGCATATGTTAACATAATATTGTGGTTCATAAAACACGAAAAAGCGAGAATAAAGCaggaaaagtttaaatttacaaaaaaaaattttagaatctggttttagttttatgaGATTGCCCTATTTTGTGCAATTGAATTTAATAACCTCCACCAATCTAAAATGAAGATACTAGCAGTTTATACCGCTTGAATAGCAAATGATGGGTCTGACTTGTTGCATCAACAGCAGGACAGATGTTTGGGACAAAGGATTTCCCCCCTCCAGCtaccacaaacacaaaggattataactgttatttaaaaagcacCCAAATTTAAGCTCAAACCGATGCTTTTCTATCTTTTTGAAAGCTGTTATTATGAAAAACTGTAATTAACTCTCggtaggatttttttaaaaattgagtcAGTGGACGCTAGCGACGGTTACAGTcttacaaatgtaaaattttatgttcAATCATACCGCTAAAACTTAAGTAACTGAGACAAACATTCGTATTTCGTTTTAACTGAACATAACCACAGAGCTGATCTGCAGCTAGGAACAGTTAGCTTCGACACAAACCTGTGCTCATGACTCCCGACTTCTTCTCGCTCCTTTCTCCATGAgtaaaaattttactttcaatGGAACTCCGAGAAAATCGGGATTTTATCTTCCTCCCTTGGCATTGTCAGAGAAAAAATCGACTCAGGGAGAAAACAAGAGGGTCCATTGCTGTTGTTCCTTATCTCTCCAGCGGATACGCGGATAAAGTTGGTGAGCCAGTtagttttcccattttttttttatctaagttTTCAGCCACGGTGCTTTTCCCAACAGTTTGATTCAGAGTTGAACTCAACGTGTAGTCGTTTTCCGgttagtttcaaaataaaattacattaaaacaacagAGTTTGAATTTTTTGGAGCACATCGAAAAGAACGGATTATTATAGATATTATGTACATTAATAAtagttttttgtctttagtaaataaaaattgtgcGACATACGATGTTTTACCAGACCAGTCATGTGTTTTAAATAAgggttgatttattttaaaaagtatttccgGTTAGTTCAAGTAAAATTTTGCTAGCTTGTCCTCTGTTTCCTTCCTTCGCTCTCTCGAAAATGTACCGCTTCGTTTTACGACCACTTGGGGGCGCTCTACGGGATTTTGAACGGCTCACCACTATGCGGCAACACGTCAACGTAGCGGCCATATCGGAAGGGGAGACAGCGACTaggaaattattgaaataatttcagttttaactggGTTAAAAGAGGCTTCGAATTTGCTTATTTAtaattgtttgtatttattcttttatacattttaaaatgtattcttttgttcatttttgctatttatttattggtgaATTGAGTCGTTAGTCATGTTGTGCAACTTTGATTCAGGTTGTTAAGCAAAATcctcaaactaaatgtttaagaCCTGTTCTTGCCAAAAGGTATTTAAATCCTTGAAAGGTCTTGTTTTAcaggtttatatttaaaatgtataagtTCAGTAACTTATAAACACAAGTATTTTATTCGGTGTATTTTCGTCTATTCTGTGAGCCCGTGTAAGGACTTTGAACTGGGGGTGTGGGTTGTGTACTGTTTTTCTTCTAGTCTTACTGAGAACGTAAGCAGCAGTGTTCTGGACTTTTTAggcagaaatgtgaaaacacagTTACAGTAATAAATTTGACTAAAGATAATTGCATGGATGAGAATATTGCTGGTTTATTAGTCTGTtgatcctggaaatgttctttaagTGACAGAAGGCAGGCtgtgtaactgtctttatgtgtttcTGAAAGTTTAAGTCTTAGTCCATCTTAATTCAGGTATTTACAGCTGTAATTACTGAAGCTGTGTACTGACTCTTGGTTGTTCATCTTTGGAGCCAAAGAAagcaacttatttatttatttatttatttatatttacattttacacaatgTGTACTTATTGTGCATGTTTTAtacttgtgttttgttttcattcttttgttgTCATTGACAtattcaatataaaacttatgtAACTAATGCTTAGAGTAGATAATGGGCTGTACTGTAGGTATTTCAATTGACAACACAGTGtttactgcatgtttttaacTTACAAATGCCACAGTAAGCTGGGCACATGGTAAATAACGCGactaagaaaaacagaaactgttccAACAGTTACAACAGTGCAGTTTCATTTTGACTAGATTGATACACCGTTTTGTAACAGATTAGATAATAAATCCTCTGTTTACAAggaaatttaagaaaacaatatttaacacaGCAAAGCTTACCCTCTTTAACATAGTAACGTTTTGAGTAAAAAGTGTACATTTAAGATTAGTTTTGCTATACTAAACTTTGTCCTATTACTTAAGCAATATTGTTATAAAGCATCGCTACTAttcttgagtacaatttttgaaTACTCAGCatgtaacttcactgaatgaatcATGAGAATACTTAAACCAGAAATGCATGAGACTCAGAGAAAAACcgaatttaaatgtaattatattatattatattatattatattatattatattatattatattatattatattatattatattatattatattatattatattatattatattatattatattatattatattatattatattatattatgagaacaaagttcaaaatatattttatcattcCTCGCGAGGAAGTGGCGAATCGAATTGCAGTTTGGGAGTTGTAGTTTTAGCCGAAGGTTAGCACCCGGCTAACTCATAACTTCCCAACCGCTGTTTGTGACAATTCTCGCCTCCAACTGGAGAATGTTGAATGGGTTTGGTGTCGATGGCGGAGAGCAATGACGGAGGAGTTTGACGAAGATGTGGTATTTGAGGTTTGTATAAGCGCGCCTCTTTTTCTAAACGAATTGATGCTTTGTCATAACGATTAGAGGTAAATATGGGATCATTAACAGGCTAGCAGGTAAGCTAGCGTCGCTATAGCAGCCCCACTGCCTGTTGCAGCGTAATCCCAAACAACTCCACTTATTTGGCTGAGTTTCTGAGCGTGTTCCTGTCGAGCCAAGAAGCTTTGTTGGTCATGAGGGAGGCTGAGCCGGTGTTTCATCCGCATTTATAACAAGGTGGGGTGGGGATGATCACATTCATTGCTGCTGCGTCGGTTCTGAAAAATGACTCCAGCGGAGCTCTACATCTGAGGGTTTGCTTGGTGACAACATGAGCTGCGACCTCGTGTGATAATGCATGTGAGTAGCCATTGTTTGCTATAGCTGCAGTGCAGGCAGTTGGCAATGATTGTAGATGTCTTGAAACGCTTTCCTGCAGGAATTAAAGACGGAGGAGCTGCTCAGATGGATATCAGCCAGAAATATGGGCTCAGCAGCTGGGAATTAGTGGGTCAGACATCATTTggataaaatcataatttcatAACAGACAGCACTTTTATATCTGGGGATTAAATAAgcttatgcttttttttctaaaacctaaaaatgaacATGCTTGGCTTTTTATTCACACCATGTAAACATGGGACCAGTTTCATCTCACATCCTTTCATCTTCCCTCAGTTGACATGACATTTTCCTCCTCATTCAGATCAGtaagtttctctttctctccatctccaTAGAACTCCCCGCTGTTCCAGTACCTTCAGGATCTAGGGCACACAGACTTCGAGTCATGTCCGACGGCgttgcaggaggaggaggagtacGGCGGTGCAGAGGGAGACCTGGGCTCTCCTGGCcaagagcagcagaaaaccTCAGTGAGTTCTCCTCCATCCTACTTACTGATACGAAACAAGCTTTCCTTGGTATTCATGAGAGATTACCGAAGATTTGTCCTGCTGAATATCACAAGTTTTATTCATTCCGCTATCAAATGGAATCCAGAATGaacatttcatcttttcatttggtcaattttcagaatattttacacgacaatttaagaaaatatggtGAATTATGCAACAGCTTACTATCCGATAATGtcaattaaaacattacagaCGGAAGTCTAGAATTTGGTAAAAACTAATTTACCAATGGAacccaatagctgaatcacttcccaagtgcagtcaggttctccagagtccttcttcttcttttctattatggtgGATCACAAGCAactctccagagtcctgctaataacctcattatttgactcaggtgtgttgaagtagagatacatctaaaagctgcaggacaccggccctcgaggaccaggactattgtatttatttcctttcttattCTATATCCTTAAAAATATCCATTCATGCTTTTTTCCATTCAttcttcctccatttttcttatatttattattttcagtctgaacATTCACAAACTATTATCAGTAGTTTTTTGTTAGTCTTGTACtgtatgttattattattgctattgtTAATCTTTATtatatgtattgtttttaacactAAGAACTTTTTGTCTgagtctttatttctgttgctttatTGCAGgtgttttttattctattcacagaatattcaaattcaaaaatacttcattgatcccaaaggaaaattaaatgttcaaatcCTTTAAAGAGGTGTTGTAGAAGGTGACAGCTGTTGGCATCATTTTGTGCTTTAactgtataataataataataatgatgataataatttGACGAATCACAGGAAATGTTTGCAGTAGATGTCAAAGTCACAGTGTGATTCTTCATCCATCCTGGCTTCGTCTTGCGTCCTGAAGCGGTGTCTGTGTTTGTCATGTCATTCCCCTTTAATAACTTGTGCAGTCAGATAAAAGTAATTAATTAGACTATTGACCCCCAAAAAGGACACATGCTGGCTTCTGTCAAACAAGGCAACAAACATGGCAGGAAAAGCTTCCTACATCCAGATTCAggtattatgtttttacattttgtttctgcttgttGCATCgggtagataaaaaaaaaaagaagattgcCCTGATTTTATAAGAGATTTCTGTAATGCGATTACCGCcatctggttgttttttctcAGATGTAACCCCTCATTCTAAATGGAACTTAGTATAATTTCTGTGTGTTCATTCTCCAGATGTTTTTAGTAGAACTGAGCACAACCTGAGTATTAAAACAACCATTAATGACTCtagttttaggt is a window of Gambusia affinis linkage group LG23, SWU_Gaff_1.0, whole genome shotgun sequence DNA encoding:
- the LOC122826223 gene encoding FYVE, RhoGEF and PH domain-containing protein 6-like isoform X2 translates to MSTGVKKPPLAPKPKLLVSIKPPIAPKPCPLSQPSPSAPKRPKPAVAPKPCLPRSSGSSSPPVSPPSLKPTEPISSALGENLFHLNSKNGILSETESRESDYIISTCSFSAGECHPRENGDTNGSAADFDKEPLQNGVTTGKSTEEEEETHEKGPADYKSERISKKLKDKPQRQRQRHLDMGLVNRERTEEDSGMPTEAQTAEQTTACDVAGNILTSIHPPESSQAEQTFPISSQPYLPVPAAPSKPLPVPHPRKFKKPALVRQDGVEGQDQTVPVEEQKNETELQQADDSETQRDSCLVDLETDVPVPPPRQTSLSPSLHRAARCLLNKNTSHSLDLLSRPDSEGHGKEAQQENEEEDGYGDFERYPISHTLPKQLKLGCHRKALSAEDQESPRAPPRKPQRHSLPAPPPPSICPPAPPHASTPMRDLPPPPQEKTAWRFSRPYVTFFSRQIPTRSSVPPKSRAPALGGKQRAQSFSAADLATRAGSTQKRSLSFRKLLELRLNVKMLPKLLAKGGQSLDCTSTDKSLGRPSSCIEDPDIHREDVEYENVPLYEEIPEYMNLPFHEARPGWPHDPDGGDANIYEVQDPFHRCSEHEYESDWLKDDVHSEEDEMHSSDEEDNSSTSSKEHLDEADRQEDEMKRKKVVHIAQEIMSSEKVFVDVLKLLHIDFRDAVAKATRQNGKPVVDERILSQILYYLPQLYQLNKDLLRELEDRVAHWSDHQRLSDIFVQKGPYLKMYSTYIRQFDNNVALLDEQCRKNPALAAVVREFEMSPRCASLALKHYLLKPVQRIPQYQLLLTDYLKNLPEDSEDYKDTQTALSVVKEVANHANDIMKQGDNFQKLMQIQYSLNGQHEIVQPGRVFLKEGTLMKLSRKVMQPRMFFLFNDALMYTTPVQSAQYKLNSVLSLAGMKVSKPSQEAYQNELNIESVERSFILSASSAKERDEWLEAIGKAIEDYTKKKITFISSRSQEECLSMQAECVADSGALLGSKAPIWIPDLRATMCMICTCEFTLTWRRHHCRACGKVVCQACSTNKYYLEYLKNQPARVCDHCFAKLQENSDRCASSSTSPIKSGAFSFTRKQKKIPAALKEVSANTENSSMSGYLHRSKGNKKQWKRLWFVIKNKVLYTYAASEDVAALESQPLLGFFLREEKNGPAQKLQFKLYHKNTLFYIFKADDIPTAQRWIEAFQEAMILEQ